In the Engystomops pustulosus chromosome 2, aEngPut4.maternal, whole genome shotgun sequence genome, one interval contains:
- the LOC140119644 gene encoding uncharacterized protein has product MVLFVNESPRMDNDRMLMAATILDLTLEIISLLTDEDYTVVKKSSGECVTPRVSGGWTPSPITEPPPHSLIHEQKILELTSRITELLSGEVPIRCQDVTVYFSMEEWEYIEGHKDQYKDIMMEDHQPLTSPDESSRVDPPERCPSPSYSLDFPIKEENDLLDHQEISGEVPTGLEGAEPVPADDKDQIRGSQEHSPSSQIYKEEDNRMAIGAEITEHRICDIFDSSVCGEDFKNNSYLLKPKKIHRDERRFSCSECGKCFPRKFHLIEHQRIHTGEKPLECPQCGKCFGYKSSLVEHLKNHAGDKPYLCSECGKCFTMRSDLIKHLRIHTGEKPFSCSECQKCFRLKSSLIKHQRTHTGEKPFSCQECGKCFTQKPKLIEHQRIHTGEKPNSCEKCGRCFTRRSNLMVHLRTHTGEKPFSCVACGKRFTQRWSLVAHQRIHTGEKASSDMRPRDAF; this is encoded by the exons ATGGTTCTTTTTGTCAACGAGTCACCGAGGATGGACAATGACAGAATGCTGATGGCTGCTACGATATTagacctcaccctagagatcatctCCTTGCTAACTGATGAG gattacacagtagtgaagaagtcgtctggtgagtgtgtgaccccccgtgtgtcaggaggatggaccccgagccccatcaccgagcctccacctcattcactgatacatgagcagaagatcctagaacttacctccaggatcactgagctgctgagcggagag gttcctataaggtgtcaggacgtcactgtctatttctccatggaggagtgggagtatatagaaggacacaaggaccagtacaaggacatcatgatggaggaccaccagcccctcacatcaccag ATGAATCCAGTAGAGTAGATcctccagagagatgtcccagtccttcATATTCCCTGGATTTTCCAATAAAAGAGGAAAATGATCTACTGGACCATCAG GAAATATCTGGTGAAGTGCCAACTGGACTTGAAGGAGCAGAACCCGTGCCAGCGGATG ataAAGACCAGATAAGAGGTTCCCAAGAACATTCCCCCTCCTCTCAGATTTATAAAGAAGAAGATAATCGAATGGCGATTGGTGCAGAAATAACGGAGCATCGAATATGTGACATTTTTGACAGTTCTGTATGTGGGGaagattttaaaaataattctTACCTTTTAAAGCCCAAGAAAATCCATCGGGATGAGAGACGGTTCTCATGTTCGGAATGCGGCAAATGTTTTCCGAGGAAATTTCATCTCAtcgaacatcagagaattcacacaggagaaaagCCGCTGGAATGTCCCCAATGCGGGAAATGCTTTGGTTACAAATCGAGTCTGGTGGAGCATCTAAAAAATCACGCAGGGGACAAACCTTATTTATgttccgaatgtgggaaatgtttcaccaTGAGATCGGATCTTATTAAACATCTGAGaatccacacgggggagaagccattttcgtgttcCGAATGCCAGAAATGTTTCCGGCTGAAATCTAGTCTtattaaacatcagagaactcacacgggagagaagccattttcatgtcaggaatgcgggaaatgttttacccagaagcCAAAGCTAATAGAacatcagagaatccacacaggggaaaagccaaaTTCGTGTGAAAAATGTGGAAGATGCTTTACCCGTAGGTCAAACCTCATGGTacatctgagaactcacacaggggagaagcccttttCATGTGTAGCCTGCGGGAAACGCTTTACTCAGAGATGGAGTCTAGTGgcgcatcagagaattcacacaggagagaaggcgTCATCGGACATGCGGCCTAGAGACGCCTTCTGA